The Halalkalibaculum roseum genome window below encodes:
- a CDS encoding NAD(P)H-dependent glycerol-3-phosphate dehydrogenase, translated as MKKVTVIGAGSFGTALSIVLARAGNKVNLWARESEIAYGINNQHRNPSYISDVTLPDAVVCFNDLEKCVPGRDMIVFATPSHAMREVANTVKPHLTGEEIVVSVAKGIENDTFMTMSQVLSEVLEGVIIDDKIGVLSGPSHAEEVSKFRPTTVVATSFSKRTAGIIQETFMTPMFRIYLNYDIIGVEIGGAVKNIMAIAAGIVDGASLGDNAKAALITRGLHEIKRLGMRLGASQDTFSGLAGVGDLIVTCTSEHSRNRYVGYHIGQGLKLDDIVSKMNMVAEGIRTTRSVYDWSNKLNVEMPITEAVYKVLFEEKDPKDMLYDLMTRNPKEEIMI; from the coding sequence GTGAAAAAAGTAACCGTTATAGGAGCCGGTAGTTTCGGAACGGCCCTGTCTATAGTGTTGGCCAGAGCCGGCAACAAGGTCAATTTGTGGGCAAGGGAGTCAGAAATCGCTTATGGTATCAATAATCAGCATCGTAACCCATCTTATATAAGTGATGTAACCCTGCCTGATGCTGTTGTCTGTTTCAACGATCTGGAAAAATGCGTGCCGGGAAGGGATATGATCGTTTTTGCTACACCCTCGCATGCCATGCGCGAAGTTGCCAACACGGTTAAACCCCATCTCACAGGTGAAGAAATTGTTGTGAGTGTTGCGAAGGGGATTGAAAACGATACCTTTATGACAATGTCGCAAGTACTCAGCGAAGTACTTGAAGGGGTTATTATTGATGACAAGATTGGTGTATTGTCGGGACCCAGTCATGCGGAGGAGGTCAGCAAATTCAGGCCGACTACCGTTGTGGCAACTTCCTTTTCTAAGAGAACGGCCGGTATCATCCAGGAAACGTTCATGACCCCAATGTTTCGAATATACCTGAACTACGACATTATTGGCGTGGAGATAGGAGGGGCGGTAAAGAATATCATGGCGATAGCTGCAGGTATTGTGGATGGAGCAAGCCTCGGGGATAATGCCAAGGCGGCTCTAATCACTCGTGGACTTCATGAAATAAAACGTTTGGGCATGAGATTGGGAGCTTCGCAGGATACGTTCTCTGGACTTGCAGGCGTGGGAGATCTCATAGTTACCTGTACCAGTGAGCACAGCCGGAACCGGTATGTCGGCTATCATATAGGCCAGGGACTGAAGCTCGATGATATTGTTTCTAAAATGAATATGGTTGCCGAAGGGATCAGAACAACCAGATCCGTTTATGATTGGAGCAACAAACTGAATGTAGAAATGCCCATCACAGAAGCGGTTTATAAGGTTCTTTTTGAAGAGAAAGATCCTAAAGATATGCTTTATGATCTTATGACGAGGAATCCCAAGGAAGAAATTATGATTTAA
- the plsY gene encoding glycerol-3-phosphate 1-O-acyltransferase PlsY → MLALAVVIVLSYLIGSIPSSIWVGKVVKGVDIRDHGSGNAGATNTFRLLGWKPGVVVLAIDFFKGYSSSFWVSQLAYFIGSGPVALFSFWDVDPFLRIVCGVVAVIGHMFPIYANFDGGKGMATAAGMLCGIEPVSVGITAIVFAIVMFASRYVSLASLIAAFIYPIVLLVLRYGYDWPIAGSVLIFGALVGLGIIVKHKGNIKRLIEGTENRVGSFKPATGWLNKEKQQEQN, encoded by the coding sequence ATGCTTGCACTAGCGGTTGTAATTGTACTGAGTTATCTGATTGGGTCCATTCCTTCGTCCATATGGGTAGGAAAAGTGGTAAAAGGTGTAGATATAAGAGATCACGGCAGCGGCAATGCCGGGGCCACCAACACCTTTCGTTTACTGGGCTGGAAACCCGGAGTGGTTGTTCTGGCTATAGATTTTTTTAAAGGATACTCCAGTTCTTTCTGGGTCAGCCAGCTAGCTTATTTTATCGGATCAGGTCCGGTAGCGCTCTTCTCTTTTTGGGATGTAGACCCTTTCCTGCGCATTGTGTGCGGGGTGGTAGCGGTAATCGGTCATATGTTTCCTATTTATGCGAATTTTGACGGTGGCAAGGGGATGGCCACTGCTGCAGGTATGCTTTGCGGTATCGAACCAGTTTCGGTGGGCATCACCGCGATTGTATTTGCTATCGTCATGTTTGCCAGCCGATATGTTTCTCTGGCTTCCTTAATTGCGGCATTTATTTATCCGATTGTATTACTGGTTCTTAGGTACGGGTACGACTGGCCTATTGCAGGAAGTGTATTGATATTTGGAGCATTGGTCGGCTTGGGGATCATCGTAAAACATAAAGGCAATATTAAACGTCTGATAGAGGGCACTGAAAACCGGGTGGGATCTTTCAAACCCGCCACCGGTTGGCTTAACAAGGAGAAGCAACAAGAACAGAATTAA
- the lipA gene encoding lipoyl synthase encodes MIKELNVVDRKETTQRRPDWLRVKLPSGEKFKEVSDTIQKHSLNTVCSEARCPNMGECWGNGTATFMILGDVCTRSCSFCAVKTGRPIQGLDWDEPRRVTDAASKMNLKHVVLTSVNRDERKDGGAPIFAECHRMLREEIEGVTIESLIPDFRGVWEALQIVIDTPPDVLSHNLETVPRLYREVRPQAKYERSLELLQRCKDQGLRTKTGIMVGLGEKPDEVAKLMQDCVDHDVDVLTIGQYMQPTKMHHPVEEWVHPDQFAEYKKIGEELGLEHVESGPLVRSSYHAERHV; translated from the coding sequence ATGATTAAAGAACTGAATGTAGTAGACAGAAAAGAAACCACGCAGAGGCGCCCGGATTGGCTTCGTGTAAAGCTGCCTTCCGGAGAAAAATTCAAAGAAGTTTCCGATACCATTCAAAAACACTCCCTGAACACTGTCTGCTCAGAAGCACGTTGCCCAAACATGGGTGAATGCTGGGGTAACGGAACAGCTACGTTCATGATTTTGGGTGATGTCTGCACGCGCTCCTGCTCGTTTTGCGCTGTAAAAACAGGTCGCCCCATACAGGGTTTGGATTGGGATGAACCGCGTCGAGTCACCGATGCGGCCAGTAAAATGAATCTAAAACATGTGGTACTTACCTCTGTCAATCGTGATGAGCGAAAAGACGGTGGCGCACCCATTTTTGCAGAATGCCACCGAATGCTGCGCGAAGAGATTGAAGGGGTAACTATTGAGTCACTTATCCCGGACTTTCGCGGTGTTTGGGAAGCCCTTCAGATTGTTATTGATACTCCCCCCGATGTGTTAAGTCATAATCTGGAAACGGTTCCCCGTCTCTATAGGGAAGTACGTCCACAGGCCAAATATGAACGGTCTCTAGAGTTATTGCAGCGCTGTAAGGATCAGGGTCTGCGAACCAAAACCGGAATTATGGTAGGTCTCGGAGAAAAGCCTGATGAGGTTGCCAAACTCATGCAGGACTGCGTTGATCACGATGTTGATGTGCTGACTATCGGACAATATATGCAACCGACTAAGATGCACCATCCGGTAGAGGAGTGGGTACATCCCGACCAATTTGCAGAGTATAAAAAAATCGGTGAGGAACTGGGACTCGAGCACGTTGAAAGCGGACCTCTTGTGCGTTCTTCCTATCATGCTGAGCGTCACGTATAG
- the lipB gene encoding lipoyl(octanoyl) transferase LipB, which yields MNSVEIYDLDRAPYPPVWDLQAAVQQRLIDEKQARRKQKLYKPGEESNDVLLFVEHPHVYTLGKSGDSNHLLKGLKELSDIDAEYIEIDRGGDITYHGPGQIVGYPIMDLDRHFTDIHKYLRYLEEVMILTCADYGIEAGRIDGLTGVWVGDEKICAMGIRCSRWVTMHGFALNVNTDLSYFNHIVPCGINDKEVTSLQKILGREIDPAEVKERLLKHFAEVFEVDIIKIESLPELDNEFSYLKRSSTAAAQ from the coding sequence ATGAATTCTGTTGAAATATATGATTTAGACCGTGCACCCTACCCGCCGGTGTGGGATCTGCAGGCAGCTGTTCAGCAGCGTCTTATTGATGAGAAGCAGGCGCGTCGCAAGCAGAAGCTCTACAAGCCGGGGGAAGAGAGCAACGATGTACTGCTTTTTGTTGAGCATCCGCACGTCTACACGCTGGGTAAAAGTGGTGATTCAAACCACCTTTTAAAAGGCTTGAAGGAGCTTTCGGATATTGATGCGGAATATATTGAAATTGACCGCGGAGGAGACATTACCTATCACGGTCCGGGGCAGATTGTAGGCTATCCCATAATGGATCTGGATCGTCATTTTACAGATATTCATAAATACCTGCGCTACCTGGAGGAAGTGATGATTCTTACCTGCGCCGATTACGGAATCGAAGCGGGACGCATTGACGGATTAACCGGTGTCTGGGTCGGAGACGAAAAGATATGTGCCATGGGCATTCGCTGTTCCCGCTGGGTTACCATGCATGGATTTGCGCTTAACGTGAATACCGATTTAAGTTATTTCAATCATATTGTTCCCTGTGGAATCAATGACAAAGAGGTAACCAGCCTGCAGAAGATACTGGGACGAGAAATTGATCCTGCTGAAGTAAAAGAACGGTTGCTGAAGCACTTTGCAGAGGTCTTTGAAGTGGATATCATCAAGATAGAATCGCTGCCTGAACTGGACAATGAATTTTCGTATCTTAAAAGATCATCAACAGCAGCAGCCCAATAA
- the lpdA gene encoding dihydrolipoyl dehydrogenase, translating to MAKEFDVCVIGSGPGGYVAAIRASQLGFNTAIVEKRHLGGVCLNIGCIPTKALLRSAEVFENIEHAGDYGINVKDYSADFGGMVKRSRNVANKMSKGVQFLMKANKIEVFEGKGVFESKKQIKVVDDKDKTKEQIKAKNFIIATGARPRELPNIKIDGEMVIDSEKAMQLEKQPKKMVIIGAGAIGVEFAYFYHTIGTEVTIVELQDTLVPVEDKDVGKELGKIYKKKGLDVRTGSTVEKVEKKGKGVKVTIKSGDKEETVEADVVLSAVGVTGNVEGIGLDEIGVEYEKGAIKIDKETMQTSVDNIYAIGDVAGGPWLAHKASHEGIICVEKLAGEDPLPMNYNNIPGCTYCEPQIASVGYTEEQAKEEGYDIKVGKFPFSASGKASGLGHEEGFVKVIFDEKYGEWLGCHMIGSHVTELIAEAVVARDLETTGHEIISAVHPHPTMSEAVMEAVAEAYGEGVHLGSKPKKK from the coding sequence ATGGCTAAAGAATTTGATGTTTGCGTAATCGGATCGGGCCCGGGTGGATATGTAGCGGCTATCCGTGCATCTCAACTTGGTTTCAATACGGCAATTGTGGAAAAACGACACCTCGGTGGTGTTTGCCTGAATATAGGTTGTATTCCAACCAAGGCGCTGCTGAGATCTGCTGAAGTATTTGAAAATATCGAACATGCCGGAGACTATGGAATTAATGTGAAGGATTATTCTGCCGATTTTGGAGGCATGGTAAAGCGTAGCAGGAATGTTGCCAATAAAATGAGTAAGGGCGTTCAGTTCCTGATGAAGGCCAATAAGATTGAAGTCTTTGAAGGTAAAGGGGTCTTTGAGTCAAAAAAACAGATCAAAGTCGTGGATGATAAAGACAAGACCAAAGAGCAGATTAAAGCCAAGAATTTCATAATCGCTACCGGTGCCCGTCCCCGCGAATTGCCAAATATCAAGATCGACGGAGAGATGGTTATCGATTCCGAAAAGGCCATGCAGCTTGAAAAACAGCCTAAGAAAATGGTCATCATAGGCGCAGGTGCCATCGGCGTTGAGTTTGCCTACTTCTATCATACCATCGGTACCGAAGTCACTATCGTCGAGTTACAAGACACACTCGTTCCGGTTGAAGACAAGGATGTAGGCAAAGAGCTGGGTAAAATCTACAAGAAAAAGGGTCTGGATGTACGAACCGGAAGCACCGTTGAGAAGGTTGAGAAGAAAGGAAAAGGTGTGAAGGTTACTATTAAGTCCGGTGACAAGGAAGAGACCGTTGAAGCGGACGTTGTTCTATCGGCAGTCGGTGTGACGGGTAATGTGGAAGGAATCGGACTGGATGAGATTGGGGTGGAGTATGAAAAAGGCGCTATCAAGATCGATAAAGAGACCATGCAGACCAGCGTCGACAATATTTACGCCATCGGTGATGTAGCGGGCGGACCCTGGCTGGCACACAAAGCATCACACGAAGGTATTATCTGTGTTGAGAAACTGGCCGGTGAAGACCCGCTGCCCATGAATTACAACAACATTCCCGGATGTACCTACTGTGAGCCTCAGATTGCCTCTGTTGGATATACCGAAGAGCAGGCGAAGGAGGAAGGCTATGATATTAAGGTTGGCAAATTCCCATTCTCAGCCAGCGGTAAGGCTTCCGGACTTGGACATGAAGAGGGCTTCGTAAAGGTAATTTTTGATGAGAAATACGGCGAATGGTTAGGATGCCATATGATAGGGTCTCATGTAACCGAATTGATAGCTGAAGCGGTGGTTGCCCGTGACCTGGAAACTACCGGACATGAAATTATCAGCGCCGTTCATCCGCACCCGACTATGTCAGAAGCCGTAATGGAAGCGGTAGCAGAAGCCTACGGCGAAGGCGTGCACTTGGGCTCCAAGCCTAAGAAAAAGTAA
- a CDS encoding M20/M25/M40 family metallo-hydrolase, translating to MKRLILLVIVITSLPLAIAAQTTQEDVSEIMKTLSADEMKGRKVFTPHIEEAADFIAEKFSEFGLQTLDEEDDYLQEFHMESISLENSRITVDGKALDTDNFFVLASNRNIRWSENAQTDVKSIPTGADFRSEFSNLNQLEEDLIVFVDPTHSDMFQRYRPYFSRPNRSFSGESQHDKVFIMAEEPENFSISLDKNVEQLTLANVAGKIEGKRKDEIVLFSAHYDHIGVVQPVEGDSIANGANDNASGTTAVIELAGYFSQQPQPERTLLFVAFTAEEAGGYGSKYFSRQLHPDNIVAMFNIEMIGKPFTGKPNSAWITGFEKSSFGKLLQKSTEGMDYTFLPDPYPNQNLFYRSDNATLARLGVPAHSISTTPIDVDPDYHRVTDEIETVDLQHITDTINAIARAAEGIISGEHTPTRVDRSMVN from the coding sequence ATGAAGAGATTAATCCTGCTAGTCATTGTAATAACTTCTTTGCCTCTTGCCATCGCTGCGCAGACCACTCAGGAAGATGTTTCCGAAATCATGAAAACACTTAGTGCAGATGAGATGAAAGGGCGCAAAGTATTTACTCCTCATATTGAGGAAGCTGCAGATTTCATAGCTGAAAAGTTTTCTGAATTTGGATTGCAAACGCTGGATGAGGAAGATGACTACCTCCAGGAATTCCACATGGAATCCATATCCCTTGAAAATTCCCGGATTACGGTGGATGGAAAAGCTTTGGATACTGACAACTTCTTTGTTTTAGCAAGTAATAGGAATATCAGGTGGTCGGAAAATGCACAGACTGATGTAAAATCTATTCCAACGGGTGCTGATTTTAGGTCGGAATTTAGCAATTTAAATCAACTTGAAGAGGATCTCATCGTGTTTGTTGATCCAACCCATTCAGATATGTTTCAACGCTACCGGCCCTATTTTTCGAGACCAAACCGTAGCTTCTCGGGAGAAAGCCAACACGATAAAGTATTCATAATGGCTGAAGAACCTGAAAACTTTAGCATCTCACTTGATAAAAATGTGGAACAGCTCACTCTTGCCAATGTAGCCGGGAAAATTGAAGGCAAAAGAAAGGATGAAATCGTACTCTTCTCCGCGCATTATGATCACATTGGTGTCGTGCAGCCTGTTGAAGGTGATTCCATTGCCAACGGAGCCAACGACAACGCTTCGGGCACCACCGCAGTTATTGAACTGGCCGGGTATTTCTCACAACAACCCCAACCGGAACGAACGCTACTATTCGTAGCTTTTACCGCTGAGGAGGCAGGGGGATACGGATCCAAATACTTTTCTCGGCAGCTGCATCCGGATAACATCGTTGCCATGTTTAATATTGAGATGATCGGGAAGCCATTTACCGGAAAACCGAACTCCGCTTGGATTACCGGATTTGAAAAGTCCAGTTTCGGGAAACTCCTGCAGAAAAGCACAGAGGGAATGGATTACACCTTTCTTCCGGACCCATATCCCAACCAGAATCTGTTTTACCGTTCGGATAACGCCACACTAGCAAGGCTGGGAGTACCGGCGCACTCCATCAGTACGACCCCCATCGATGTTGATCCGGATTACCACAGGGTAACCGACGAAATTGAAACCGTGGACCTTCAACATATTACTGATACCATAAACGCTATCGCCCGGGCCGCTGAAGGAATCATCTCCGGCGAACATACGCCTACCAGGGTAGACAGGAGCATGGTAAACTGA
- a CDS encoding GNAT family N-acetyltransferase translates to MDVDIVEADYQNPRHCSDIKYLTNAYAKDEMGGAHPLPQQTLQEMIEGLRGTSNAFTMIAYHKETAVGIANCFVGFSTFEARKLINIHDLAVLLDYRNRGIGELLLQSIQKRARKLKCCKLTLEVRVDNPARQLYERFGFETGDPEMLFMTKEYY, encoded by the coding sequence ATGGATGTAGATATTGTTGAAGCGGACTATCAGAACCCCAGGCACTGTTCGGATATCAAATACCTTACTAATGCCTATGCTAAGGATGAAATGGGTGGAGCACATCCTCTCCCGCAACAGACTTTGCAGGAGATGATTGAGGGGCTCCGGGGTACTTCCAACGCTTTTACAATGATTGCCTATCATAAGGAAACTGCAGTGGGCATTGCAAATTGCTTTGTAGGTTTTTCAACCTTCGAAGCGAGAAAACTTATAAACATTCATGATCTGGCTGTTCTGCTCGATTACAGGAACAGGGGAATCGGTGAATTATTGCTTCAGAGTATACAGAAGAGAGCCCGAAAACTGAAATGCTGCAAGCTTACCCTGGAAGTCCGGGTGGATAACCCGGCGCGACAGCTCTATGAGCGCTTCGGCTTTGAAACCGGGGATCCTGAAATGCTTTTTATGACCAAAGAGTATTACTGA
- a CDS encoding peptidase — protein sequence MISLRNKILFALLALTFLAYACSDSGTGPDIDPEPQFNSKAAPGDSAKSFLESDQYTSLEIEIDYMEGYEPTQEGLNSLKTFLEERLNKNSISFTTTQIAAGGQSSYTTEDISAIEEEQRDNYTETGSSTLHAYFLIVDGEYSDSNVLGIAYWNTSMAFFGQTIEDISGTPPTAPSRQQVEGTVFRHEVGHNMGLVGNGTPTQSDHKTSGSAHCTTDGCLMEPAVETGNIFQNFNGEVPNLDQLCIEDLQANGGK from the coding sequence ATGATTTCACTTAGAAATAAAATACTATTTGCACTACTTGCACTCACCTTTCTGGCTTATGCTTGTTCGGATTCAGGTACCGGTCCGGATATAGACCCGGAACCGCAATTCAATAGCAAAGCCGCCCCCGGAGATTCTGCCAAATCATTTCTGGAGAGCGACCAATACACCAGCCTGGAAATAGAGATTGATTATATGGAAGGCTATGAACCGACACAGGAAGGGCTCAACAGTCTTAAGACATTTTTAGAAGAACGCCTGAACAAGAACAGCATTTCCTTTACAACCACTCAAATTGCAGCCGGCGGACAAAGCAGCTATACCACCGAAGATATATCAGCTATCGAAGAAGAACAACGCGATAACTATACCGAAACAGGTAGCAGTACGCTTCATGCGTACTTTTTAATTGTGGATGGGGAGTATTCGGATTCCAATGTACTGGGTATCGCCTACTGGAATACCTCCATGGCTTTCTTTGGGCAAACGATCGAAGATATAAGCGGAACACCGCCTACAGCTCCAAGCAGACAACAAGTGGAAGGCACGGTATTTCGTCACGAAGTGGGACACAACATGGGCTTGGTAGGTAACGGAACTCCTACGCAGTCTGATCACAAAACCAGCGGCAGCGCTCATTGTACCACCGACGGCTGTCTAATGGAGCCGGCTGTAGAAACAGGGAATATATTTCAAAACTTTAATGGAGAGGTTCCCAATCTAGATCAGCTATGTATCGAAGACCTGCAGGCTAATGGTGGGAAATAA
- a CDS encoding peptide chain release factor 3 translates to MPETATDTQKLIEEEAKRRRTFAIISHPDAGKTTLTEKLLLYGGAIHEAGSIRQRKASRYAASDWMAIEKERGISVTSSVLRFEKDNIKYNLLDTPGHKDFSEDTLRTLVAADTALMVIDVAKGVEEQTEKLFEVCKMREIPIITFVNKCDRPGMEPLEVMSNVENQLGIEPIPASWPLGYGKDFQGIYDLIGKKLYLLRKEKHGAKKAEKEVYDLEEGLEKAVLSQAEKDRFREEVMLTEDLFDSMDPEAYQHGKCTPMFFGSALNNFGLDVFLDYFSKLANPPQPYENEDGSERVITDDFSGFIFKLQANMNPDHRDCAAFVRVTSGKFERGLEVEQADGNGNKKIKMSTPHTLMGDERHILEEAYPGDIVSLFNPGSFRIGTTIFSDHPVRFNVIPLFTPEHFMKVSTKDPFKRKQLREGLKQLAEEGVVHVFEVPKGVGNELLLGTVGALQFDVVKHRMQSEYNCELHMTPVTYNSARWLPEDQEVIDKLEKSYSTHVTKDMEGNPIVLFDSTYALNQAEEKVGSENLYKFKQN, encoded by the coding sequence ATGCCCGAAACAGCTACAGATACCCAGAAATTGATTGAGGAAGAGGCGAAGAGGCGACGTACCTTTGCCATTATTTCTCACCCCGATGCCGGTAAGACCACACTTACCGAGAAGCTACTGCTTTATGGCGGTGCCATACACGAGGCCGGTTCTATCCGCCAGCGTAAAGCCTCGCGTTATGCCGCATCCGACTGGATGGCCATTGAAAAGGAACGGGGTATATCGGTCACTTCCTCCGTACTTCGTTTTGAAAAAGATAATATCAAATACAACCTGCTGGATACGCCCGGTCACAAAGACTTTTCAGAGGACACGCTTAGAACCCTGGTTGCCGCGGATACGGCACTGATGGTAATTGACGTTGCTAAAGGCGTCGAGGAACAGACCGAAAAGCTGTTTGAAGTGTGTAAGATGCGGGAGATCCCCATCATTACTTTTGTGAATAAGTGCGACCGTCCGGGTATGGAACCGCTGGAAGTGATGAGCAATGTAGAAAACCAGCTGGGTATCGAACCGATACCGGCATCATGGCCGCTGGGCTACGGTAAAGATTTCCAGGGGATCTATGACCTGATTGGTAAAAAATTATATTTGCTCAGAAAAGAGAAACACGGCGCCAAGAAGGCCGAAAAAGAAGTATACGATCTGGAAGAAGGTCTGGAAAAGGCGGTATTGTCGCAGGCCGAAAAAGATCGTTTTCGTGAAGAGGTAATGCTGACAGAAGATCTTTTTGACTCCATGGATCCTGAGGCGTATCAGCACGGCAAGTGTACGCCTATGTTCTTCGGGTCTGCGCTCAATAACTTCGGACTTGATGTATTCCTGGATTATTTTTCAAAATTGGCCAATCCGCCGCAACCTTATGAGAACGAAGACGGTTCCGAACGGGTGATCACCGATGATTTCTCGGGATTTATTTTCAAGCTTCAGGCAAATATGAATCCCGACCACCGTGACTGTGCTGCTTTTGTTCGGGTGACATCAGGAAAGTTTGAACGCGGTTTAGAGGTAGAGCAAGCTGACGGTAATGGGAATAAGAAAATAAAGATGTCAACCCCGCATACATTGATGGGCGATGAACGTCATATTCTGGAGGAAGCCTATCCGGGTGATATTGTTTCCCTTTTCAACCCCGGTTCATTTCGAATTGGGACAACCATCTTCAGCGACCATCCGGTTCGTTTTAATGTGATACCCCTGTTTACCCCGGAGCACTTTATGAAAGTGTCTACAAAAGACCCCTTCAAAAGGAAACAGTTGCGAGAGGGTCTGAAACAGCTTGCCGAGGAGGGTGTGGTTCACGTGTTTGAGGTCCCCAAAGGAGTGGGTAATGAGCTACTGTTGGGAACCGTAGGAGCACTGCAGTTTGATGTGGTAAAACATCGTATGCAATCGGAGTACAACTGTGAACTCCACATGACTCCCGTTACCTACAACTCAGCGCGCTGGCTGCCCGAAGACCAGGAAGTTATTGACAAGCTTGAGAAAAGCTATTCAACCCATGTCACCAAAGATATGGAAGGGAACCCTATCGTACTTTTCGACAGCACCTATGCCCTGAACCAGGCCGAAGAGAAAGTAGGTAGTGAGAATCTCTATAAGTTCAAGCAAAATTAG
- a CDS encoding DUF72 domain-containing protein has product MAITKYNIGCTGWSLKEWVGTFYTDDAKQDDYLSQYASVFNSVEGNTTFYNIPSAKTLKSWGSKTPDNFKFCFKFHRSITHERQLHNVEDEVLQFLDTFDPIADRLGPFHIQLSSGFPPEYFDRLEKLFSYLPTVYSYALEVRHPKFFDHGKLEHRLNRLLKSYSINRVIFDTRKLHAMKSNEPSITEAQNKKPKVPVRFDTTASRPFVRFVGANDALNNEPYLKEWAIIIADWIKEGLHPYIFTHAPDSKNQPPIARKFHQLLSELIDMNPMPAWPIERQNEQLNLF; this is encoded by the coding sequence ATGGCCATAACCAAGTATAACATAGGATGTACCGGCTGGAGCCTAAAAGAGTGGGTCGGTACTTTTTATACCGATGATGCTAAGCAGGATGACTATTTATCCCAGTATGCTTCGGTATTCAATTCCGTGGAGGGAAATACCACATTCTATAATATTCCCAGTGCTAAAACGTTGAAAAGCTGGGGCAGTAAAACGCCGGATAATTTTAAGTTTTGTTTTAAGTTCCATCGCTCCATTACTCACGAGCGACAGCTGCATAATGTGGAAGATGAGGTTTTGCAGTTTCTGGATACTTTTGATCCCATTGCCGACAGGCTTGGTCCTTTTCACATCCAGTTATCTTCCGGATTCCCTCCTGAATATTTTGATCGCCTGGAAAAACTCTTTTCCTACCTTCCCACGGTTTACAGCTATGCCCTTGAAGTTCGGCATCCCAAATTTTTTGATCATGGGAAGCTAGAGCACCGCCTTAACCGGCTGTTAAAGAGTTACAGCATCAACCGGGTGATATTCGATACGCGAAAGCTCCACGCTATGAAATCGAATGAGCCATCTATCACTGAAGCACAGAATAAGAAACCTAAGGTTCCGGTTCGGTTTGATACCACGGCTTCTCGTCCTTTTGTCCGTTTTGTTGGAGCCAATGACGCCCTTAATAATGAGCCCTATCTTAAAGAGTGGGCTATCATAATTGCTGACTGGATCAAAGAAGGGCTGCATCCCTATATTTTTACCCATGCACCCGACAGCAAGAATCAGCCGCCCATTGCCCGCAAATTCCATCAGCTATTATCTGAACTTATAGATATGAATCCAATGCCTGCATGGCCTATTGAGCGGCAGAATGAACAGCTGAATCTGTTTTAA